TGATGCCATTGATGCTTCAAAACCTGAAGGAATGCGTAATAAAGCCATAATTGAAATGCTCTATGGTTGTGGGCTTCGTGTTACGGAATTGGTAGAATTGAGGATTTCTAATATTTATGCTGATACAGAATTTATTAAGGTAATTGGAAAAGGGAATAAAGAACGTTTAGTGCCGATTGGTTCTGTCGCTTTAAAACTATTGGAAATCTATGTAAATGAAGTACGTGTCCATTTGAACATTAAACGTGGGCATGAAGATTTTATATTTTTAAATCGTTTGGGAAGTAGGTTGTCACGTATTTCGGTTTTCACATTAATCAAAGATTTAGCTGCTAAAGCGGGTATTCACAAAAGTATCAGCCCACATACTTTACGCCATTCTTTTGCTACTCATTTAATAGAAGGTGGTGCCGATTTAAGGGCAGTTCAAGAAATGCTTGGACACGCAAGCATAACCACTACAGAGATTTATACACACTTGGATAGGGATTATTTGAGAAGTGTGATTACGCAATTTCATCCGAGGAGTTAATCCCCCTTACCCCCAAAGGGGGATTGCGAAATGTATATTAGCGTCCTGAAAAGCCCCCTTTGGGGGTTGGGGGATTTGTCTTAATCATCCTATCTTTCCCTTGCATATCTTTTCTTAACTCAATGTTTTTAAAACCTTTATCTTTTAATAAATTAACCGTTTGTTCACCA
The sequence above is drawn from the Pedobacter frigiditerrae genome and encodes:
- the xerD gene encoding site-specific tyrosine recombinase XerD translates to MNTQSYLKGFKDYLKLERSLSKHSIEAYLTDVDKLVQYYLAIDKDLNPNLVQLSDLRAFITWLNEIGMQANTQARVISGIKAFFNYLTQEEIIEDDPTALLEAPKLTRKLPDTLNIHEINKLIDAIDASKPEGMRNKAIIEMLYGCGLRVTELVELRISNIYADTEFIKVIGKGNKERLVPIGSVALKLLEIYVNEVRVHLNIKRGHEDFIFLNRLGSRLSRISVFTLIKDLAAKAGIHKSISPHTLRHSFATHLIEGGADLRAVQEMLGHASITTTEIYTHLDRDYLRSVITQFHPRS